GATCCGGCGTTCGGCTCGGGCCACAGATTCCGCACGTCGCTGGAGCCTCCGAGCTCGAGGGGCACCAGATGGTCGTACTCGTACTGCGATGTCCGGCCCGGTGCGGCGTAGGCGTGCATCGATCGGATCTTGGCGGGCTCGGTCATCGATTCCGGAGGTCGGACCGATGCGGTGTAGCCGGAGCGGCAGATCGTCGACCGAAGGTTGCCCGGGCTGACCGCGGTGTCGACGGCGCCGGGGGTGCACCCGGGATCCGGCAGGGCATAGCCGTCCGCCGCCGTCCGGTAGTGGCACGCCGCCGGATCCGGCATCGGGCCCTGGAGCCCGGCCGATGACCAGCCCACCCCGGTGCTCACGACCGGCGCACTCCCGCCCGGTGACAAAGACACGGGAGTCGACGACGGGGGGATGGACGACGGGGCGGTCGACGAGGGCGGGGACGGCACGGTCGACGAAGGCATCCCTTCGGTGACCGCCGGATGCGTCGGGCCCGGCGAGCTGCAGGCACTCACGAGTACCGCCAGGGTCACGCCGGTCACGGCCAGCCCGAGACGCTGGTCGAAGGGGACGATGCGGCAGGGCGCTCCGCCGCTCAGCGCACTCCCATGTGATCCGCCAGCGCGCTGCGGGTCCCGGCGGTGAAGCCGCCGTCGACCACGAGGGTGTGCCCGGTCACGAACGAGGCGTCGTCCGATGCCAGGAACAAGGCGGCGCCGGCTATCTCCTCGGGCCGGCCGAACCGGCCGAGCATGTGCAGATCCCGGTAGTGGTCACGGAACGGGGCCATGCCCTCCGATCCCATCACCGTGCGCATCAACGGGGTGTCGATGAACCCGGGGCAGATGACGTTGACCCGGATCCCGACCCGGCCGTAGTCGATGGCCATGTTGCGGGTGAGCAGCACCACCCCGCCCTTGGAGGCGTTGTAGGAGCTGCCCCCCTCGGTGCCCTGGATGCCCTCGATCGACGAGATGTTCACGACGCTGCCCGAGCGCTGGGCCACCATGCGGCGCAGCACGTGCTTGCACACGAGGAATGTGCCCTTGAGGTTCACGTCGATCACCCGGTCCCAGTCGGCGGCGTCGACGGTGTGCACCGGTCCACCGCCCGCCACGCCGGCGGAGTTCACCACCACGTCGATGCGGCCGTGCTCGGCCTCCACCGACCCGACCGCCGCGGCCACCTGGTCCTCGTCGCGCACGTCGAGGCGGTGCATGGGACCGTCCCAGTCCCCGTCCTGGATGTCGATCCCGACCGCGACCGCCCCTTCGGACCGGAAGCGCTCGGCGCACGCCAACCCGATCCCCGACCCCGCCCCGGTCACGACGGCCACCCGGCCGTCGAGCCGGCCCATCAGAGCTCTTCTTCCTCGTCCAGGGGCTCTTCGATCGACTGCTCGAGGACGTCGGCGTCGTTGGCCTCCAGCGGGACCCGCTCAGGCTGGCGCGCCGGCTCCTCGCCGGTCACGGGCTGCGCCTGCTCCTGCAGGTCGGCGTCGCTGCCCGGCTGGAAGGGTTGGTCGGACTGGCGGTCGGTCACAGCTGCCCTGTCTACCCGCGATCGGCCCGGGGTCGCGACGGCGCGCCAGGCGGATTATCTGCACCAGGGCCAGGCCGGGCGGGGGGTAGGACATGCCCCCACCCTGGGCGTCAACCCTGAGACCGGCCTGAACCGATCCTGGGAGCGCCGTGGGTATCGGTCCCGTTGGCAGCCCCGTCATCAGTCCCGTGGCCGGCCCGGGGGCCGGAGGCGTCGGCCGGGTCCTCCGCCGCCCCGCTCGGAACGTCGTCACCATCGGTGGTATCGGCGGTGGCGCGGCCGGCGGCGGGCGGCGCCCACCCGATGGCCGCCGCCGGGGCCAGGGGCAGGCGCAGGACGAACCGGGCCCCGGGTCCGTCGGGCCGGTTTCCCGCCTCGACGCTGCCCCCGTGGGCCGTGGCGATGGCGGACACGATCGAGAGTCCCAGGCCGGCCCCACCCGTGTCCTGGGACCGCGAGGGATCGGCGCGGAAGAAGCGCTCGAAGACCTTGGCGGCCACGTCGGGATCGAGCCCGGGGCCGCTGTCGTCGACCTCCAGCACCGCCAGGCCGCCGGCGGCGCCGAGCCGCACGCGCGCCGGCGCGTCGGCGGCCGTGTGCAGGCGCACGTTGGCGAGGAGGTTGTCCACGACCTGGCGGAGCCGGTTGCGGTCCCCGACCACGGTCACGTCCGGGTCCAGCTCGGCGGTGATCGTCCGGCCCGGCTCCACGGCGCGGGCGGCGTCGACCGCCTCGGAGACCACCCCGGCCAGGTCTAGGGGCTCGGCGTCGAGGGGCCGGCCCTGGTCGAGGCGGGCCAGCAGCAGCAGGTCCTCGACGAGGAAGCCCATCCTGGTGGCCTCGGCCTCTATCCGGCTCATCGACTTGGCCAGGTCCTCGGGCCGGCGGTCGGCGCCCCGCCGGAACAGCTCGGCGTAGCCCCGGATCGAGGTCAGCGGCGTGCGCAGCTCGTGGGAGGCGTCGGCGATGAACCGCCGCAGCCGGTGCTCGGACTCCTCCTTCTCCGAGAAGGCGTGCTCGATGCGCCCGAGCATGGCGTTGAGCGCCGTTCCCAACCGGCCCACCTCGGTGGCGGCGTCGGTCGTGTCGATCCGGCGGTCGAGGCGGCCGGCGGCGATCTCGTCGGCGGTGTCCGCCATGGCCTCCAGGGGCCGGAGCCCGACCCTCACCAGCCACGCCCCCACCGCCACCGCGACCAGCACCGCCGCCAGGCTGACCCCGAACTCCGTCCAGACCAGCTTGTGGAGGGTGGCGACCATGTCGGCGAGCGGAGTGGCGACCACCAGGGTGGCGGGCTCCCCGCCGAACGGGCCGTTGACCACCACCGCCTGACTCACCCTGACCCGGTAGGCGGCATGGCCCGACGCCGTGGACGGCACCGTCAGGTAGTAGGCGGCGTCAGCGCCGTTGGGGCCGTTGGCGCCGTTGGCGCCGTTGGGTGGGGACGGCAGCCCGCCGAGGTTGGGCGGGGCCAGGGCGGTGCCGTCCGGCTGGTAGGCGGCGATGGTCCGCAGGATGTTCCCGGACGAGTCCCGGAGCTGGACGAACGCCTGGGTGCTGCCGCCGCCGGCGCGGGGGGTGGGCCCCAGGTCGTTGAGCAGCCGGTTGATGTTCCCGTGGGCCAGGGCGTCGAGCTGCTGGTTCTCCCGGTTGAGCAGGTACGAGCGCAGGGTGTGGTAGGTGACGCCGTCGGCGACGACGAGGCCCACCGCCACCAGGGCGGCCAGGACCACGAGCAGGCGCCGGCGCAGGGACCACGGGCCGCGCGCCCAGGCCCGGCCGCCGCGGGCGGTGGCGCGGGCGGCGGCGCCCAGCCGGGAGATCACGACCGGCCCGGCTGACCGTCCGGGAGGCGCAGGCTGTAGCCGACCCGGCGCACGGTGTGGATCAGGGGCGGCCCGAGCGGGTCGAGCTTCTTGCGCAGGTAGCTGATGTAGGTCTCGAGCACGTTGGGGTCACCGTCGAAGTCGTACTGCCACACGTGCTCGAGGATCTGGACCTTGGACAGGACCCGGCGGGGGTTGAGCATCAGGTAGCGCAGGAGGTTGAACTCGGTGGCGGTGAGGTGGACCGGCGTGTCCCCCCTCCACACCTCGTGGGTGTCCTCGTCCAGGACGAGGTCGGAGAAGCGCAGCTGGGACTCGGCGGCGGCGGGCTGGGTGCGGCGCAGGACGGCCCGGACCCGGGCCACCAGCTCCTCGAGGCTGAACGGCTTGGTCAGGTAGTCGTCCCCCCCGACCGTCAGGCCGACGACCTTGTC
The window above is part of the Acidimicrobiales bacterium genome. Proteins encoded here:
- a CDS encoding SDR family oxidoreductase — protein: MGRLDGRVAVVTGAGSGIGLACAERFRSEGAVAVGIDIQDGDWDGPMHRLDVRDEDQVAAAVGSVEAEHGRIDVVVNSAGVAGGGPVHTVDAADWDRVIDVNLKGTFLVCKHVLRRMVAQRSGSVVNISSIEGIQGTEGGSSYNASKGGVVLLTRNMAIDYGRVGIRVNVICPGFIDTPLMRTVMGSEGMAPFRDHYRDLHMLGRFGRPEEIAGAALFLASDDASFVTGHTLVVDGGFTAGTRSALADHMGVR
- a CDS encoding HAMP domain-containing sensor histidine kinase; the protein is MISRLGAAARATARGGRAWARGPWSLRRRLLVVLAALVAVGLVVADGVTYHTLRSYLLNRENQQLDALAHGNINRLLNDLGPTPRAGGGSTQAFVQLRDSSGNILRTIAAYQPDGTALAPPNLGGLPSPPNGANGANGPNGADAAYYLTVPSTASGHAAYRVRVSQAVVVNGPFGGEPATLVVATPLADMVATLHKLVWTEFGVSLAAVLVAVAVGAWLVRVGLRPLEAMADTADEIAAGRLDRRIDTTDAATEVGRLGTALNAMLGRIEHAFSEKEESEHRLRRFIADASHELRTPLTSIRGYAELFRRGADRRPEDLAKSMSRIEAEATRMGFLVEDLLLLARLDQGRPLDAEPLDLAGVVSEAVDAARAVEPGRTITAELDPDVTVVGDRNRLRQVVDNLLANVRLHTAADAPARVRLGAAGGLAVLEVDDSGPGLDPDVAAKVFERFFRADPSRSQDTGGAGLGLSIVSAIATAHGGSVEAGNRPDGPGARFVLRLPLAPAAAIGWAPPAAGRATADTTDGDDVPSGAAEDPADASGPRAGHGTDDGAANGTDTHGAPRIGSGRSQG
- a CDS encoding response regulator transcription factor, with protein sequence MSASAALSPNGNPQPKVLVVDDEQYIRDLVGTALRYEGFDVTEADSGRAALNAVLSSRPDLVVLDVMLPDLDGLEVTRRLRTDGVRVPVVFLTARDATEDKVVGLTVGGDDYLTKPFSLEELVARVRAVLRRTQPAAAESQLRFSDLVLDEDTHEVWRGDTPVHLTATEFNLLRYLMLNPRRVLSKVQILEHVWQYDFDGDPNVLETYISYLRKKLDPLGPPLIHTVRRVGYSLRLPDGQPGRS